From one Bacteroidales bacterium genomic stretch:
- a CDS encoding translocation/assembly module TamB domain-containing protein yields MASYLSAKSDCEVTIEKLRFYRLSELSLENLRMLDHRDSLLLEVAVLKTDIGRIRFREHLLKINSLVTEDFTLILRKYESDSVLNLTRFLSAFASGDTTASATHWQILCGGLEVINGHFVLQDLNRQNSVKPGINFNNLDLDSLNAFFSNINLNGDTVSAQVSKLEFKEHCGLRLTTFESQVKVCPVSIQALKTHMVTNDSELDMDLVFHFDDYAGFSDFLHDVTIESAIRPSSLAAGDLAFFVPSLGTLSHKIDLSGEIKGPVSNLKIRDLYLFYGSMTNLYGDISMTGLPEIQETYMHMKIKDLNTCIEDIQQMLAEGIAPATLLPENLQPLGTIHVTGRFTGFINDFVSFADFRTDLGAISTDLELQATPSRKDIQYKGKIFADQFDLGTISQLQDKLGKVTLGAQIQGSGTTRQTATIQIDGTIDSLDLNNHRYQAIYLNGLYSNEKFIGKVNIDDPLIHLVFSGLIDLKGRIPQFDFSAAITNARLHDLGLIDSDSLGILTTRMTLQLGGKSLDSTYGQLILDSTTFITGNYNFKMDRLRLTASQQGTSIKSVDLESDYIDGHLRGDILFEQFLPMLSSIIDPQFSAFTKDSLHLANILKNQNFQFNIDLKNTAPLTALLLPDLAVALNSGITGSVDSQHTHIQLHIISDNVTFKTIHLDDLDVQASTDFTKLSCEIGAGRMFQGKLAHADAGSFGFDNLRIRTDVIHDTLFLGLSWDDGRKTDSNAGNLALQVRLDRYPSLEGTISDAKLLVNGSTWNIDRNNYFLIDSSHVRIDNLTLSGQGQQLRIDGALSSLPGEALSISFNPFNLDNLRSVLKSPDFSFGGMAFGNAELADIFNNPTLIADLQVRDFTFNSELLGDLNLRTEWDNTNNKINTLGEIIYAGNDTSVRVLALTGTYAPSALTDNFDFSFKMDNLKIKPIGQFLEGIFTDFGGYASGQLYFKGNKNDPKLTGEVSVRRGQLRVDFLNTKYIFSDNVYFEPDHIGFKQMNFHDTLGNTGMLDGKIFHRFFKDFKLDLAIQTKDLLGINTTSQESPYFYGTGVTSGTVTIKGPGNNLAFDIRALTERGTAMYLPISYTADVSDNPYIVFVNKEDTLLPAGKIRQQPKGSLDLNMEIQVTDDATIHIFLPNQMGNIKVNGEGLMRFNMPPAGDMGLSGTYVMEGGTFYFTLRNLISRTFHIRSGSTISWTGDMFDADINLKAVYQVKPSLSTLPASSSMADSSLYSQRIPVDCVINLNGDLFNPTIRFGLEMPDVQEESIRTFVYNSIDTTNEAQLNQQMISLLVLNSFSLNTGTGVASSMGLSSYDLLANQLNSWLSQISDEFDIGVNYQKGDAISPEQLEVALSTQLFNDRVTVNGNFGVGTYKNSEKTSSIVGDVLVEVRITRDGRFRVRAYNKTNTYDLFNDNAPYTQGVGVSFRSDFNRVKDIFNRKRKTNKPVNENDTGEQ; encoded by the coding sequence GCCTTGTCACTGAGGATTTTACGCTCATTCTTAGAAAGTACGAATCTGACAGTGTGCTCAACCTGACCCGTTTCCTGTCAGCTTTTGCTTCCGGTGACACTACTGCCTCTGCAACGCACTGGCAGATCTTGTGCGGGGGACTCGAAGTAATAAACGGTCATTTTGTCCTGCAGGACCTTAACAGACAAAATTCCGTAAAGCCAGGCATAAACTTCAACAACCTTGACCTGGACTCATTGAATGCCTTTTTCAGCAACATCAACCTGAACGGAGACACTGTATCTGCACAGGTCAGCAAACTGGAGTTTAAAGAGCACTGCGGCCTGAGGCTTACGACATTTGAGTCACAGGTGAAGGTGTGCCCGGTAAGCATTCAAGCCCTTAAGACGCATATGGTAACCAATGATTCGGAACTTGACATGGATCTGGTTTTTCATTTTGATGACTACGCTGGTTTTTCTGACTTTCTCCATGATGTTACCATCGAGTCGGCCATCCGGCCGTCTTCGCTTGCTGCAGGGGACCTTGCTTTTTTTGTCCCATCCCTTGGCACTCTTTCCCATAAAATTGACCTGAGCGGGGAGATCAAAGGCCCGGTCAGCAATTTAAAAATAAGGGATCTGTATCTTTTTTACGGCAGTATGACTAACCTTTACGGAGACATCTCCATGACCGGTCTGCCGGAGATCCAGGAGACCTATATGCATATGAAGATCAAAGATCTCAACACCTGCATAGAGGACATCCAGCAAATGCTTGCTGAAGGCATCGCTCCTGCAACCCTGCTGCCCGAGAACCTGCAGCCGCTCGGGACGATCCATGTCACAGGCCGCTTCACAGGATTTATCAATGATTTTGTGTCGTTTGCCGATTTCCGGACCGACCTGGGCGCGATTTCAACGGACCTTGAACTTCAGGCCACACCATCAAGGAAAGATATTCAATACAAGGGGAAGATCTTCGCCGACCAGTTTGATCTGGGAACCATCAGCCAGTTGCAGGATAAGCTTGGAAAAGTCACCCTGGGAGCCCAGATCCAGGGAAGCGGAACCACCCGGCAGACCGCCACCATCCAGATCGATGGCACCATCGACTCACTCGATTTGAACAATCACCGTTATCAGGCGATTTATCTGAACGGACTTTATAGCAATGAAAAGTTCATCGGCAAGGTCAATATTGACGATCCATTGATTCACCTTGTCTTTTCGGGTTTGATTGACCTTAAAGGCAGGATCCCTCAGTTTGATTTCTCTGCAGCGATCACTAATGCCCGCCTGCATGATCTTGGCCTGATCGATTCTGATTCCCTCGGGATCCTGACAACACGGATGACCCTGCAGCTTGGTGGTAAAAGCCTCGACAGTACGTATGGTCAGCTGATACTTGACAGTACAACATTTATTACAGGTAATTACAATTTTAAAATGGACCGGCTTCGTTTAACTGCATCCCAACAGGGTACTTCCATTAAGTCCGTTGATCTGGAATCCGATTATATCGACGGACACCTGAGGGGTGACATCCTTTTTGAGCAATTTTTACCGATGCTGAGTTCCATCATTGATCCGCAATTTTCTGCCTTCACCAAAGATTCTTTGCATCTTGCCAATATACTGAAGAATCAAAATTTTCAGTTCAACATTGACCTGAAAAATACTGCTCCCTTAACAGCATTGCTGCTGCCAGACTTAGCTGTTGCGCTCAATTCCGGAATTACGGGTTCTGTTGACTCTCAACATACTCACATTCAATTACATATAATCTCGGACAATGTCACCTTCAAGACCATCCATCTGGATGATCTTGATGTTCAGGCCAGTACGGATTTTACGAAACTGAGCTGTGAAATTGGAGCAGGGAGAATGTTTCAGGGGAAACTGGCTCATGCAGATGCCGGTTCTTTTGGCTTTGACAACCTGCGGATACGGACGGATGTCATCCACGATACCCTTTTTCTGGGGCTTTCGTGGGACGACGGGAGGAAGACTGATTCCAATGCCGGGAACCTTGCCCTGCAGGTCAGGCTCGATCGTTACCCAAGCCTGGAAGGCACCATTTCCGATGCAAAACTGCTGGTTAATGGCTCAACCTGGAACATCGACCGGAATAATTACTTTCTGATCGATTCTTCCCACGTCAGAATTGACAACCTGACCCTATCCGGACAGGGGCAGCAGTTAAGGATCGATGGTGCCTTGTCGTCATTGCCCGGTGAAGCACTCAGTATATCGTTCAATCCTTTTAACCTTGACAACCTGCGGAGTGTTTTGAAAAGTCCGGATTTCAGTTTTGGTGGCATGGCCTTCGGCAATGCTGAACTGGCTGATATTTTCAATAATCCAACCCTGATAGCTGACCTTCAGGTCAGGGATTTCACCTTTAACAGTGAACTGCTTGGTGATCTTAACCTCCGAACCGAATGGGACAACACGAACAATAAGATCAATACGCTGGGAGAGATCATTTATGCGGGCAACGATACCTCTGTGAGGGTCCTCGCTCTTACAGGCACCTATGCACCTTCGGCGCTAACGGATAATTTTGATTTCAGCTTTAAAATGGACAACCTTAAGATCAAACCTATCGGGCAGTTCCTGGAGGGCATTTTTACTGATTTTGGAGGTTACGCCAGTGGCCAGCTTTACTTCAAAGGGAATAAGAACGATCCAAAACTCACCGGTGAGGTCAGTGTCAGGCGCGGACAGCTCCGTGTGGATTTCCTGAATACGAAATATATTTTCTCCGATAATGTCTATTTTGAGCCAGACCATATTGGGTTCAAACAGATGAACTTCCACGATACCCTTGGAAACACAGGTATGTTGGATGGCAAGATCTTTCACCGCTTTTTCAAGGATTTCAAGTTGGACCTGGCGATTCAGACCAAGGATCTGTTAGGTATCAATACGACGTCGCAGGAGAGCCCCTATTTTTATGGAACAGGTGTTACGAGCGGAACGGTGACCATTAAAGGGCCGGGAAACAATCTTGCATTTGATATACGTGCGTTAACAGAACGCGGTACGGCCATGTACCTGCCCATCAGCTATACAGCAGATGTATCTGATAATCCGTATATTGTTTTTGTGAATAAGGAAGATACCCTTCTCCCGGCCGGAAAAATTCGTCAGCAACCAAAGGGCAGTCTTGATCTGAACATGGAGATACAGGTCACCGATGATGCCACCATTCACATCTTTCTTCCAAACCAGATGGGGAATATCAAGGTGAACGGAGAAGGTCTCATGCGGTTCAACATGCCGCCTGCAGGAGATATGGGCCTCAGTGGGACGTACGTGATGGAAGGCGGTACATTTTACTTTACGCTCCGGAACCTGATCAGCAGGACCTTTCATATCAGGTCGGGCAGTACGATCTCCTGGACAGGGGATATGTTTGATGCAGACATTAACCTGAAAGCAGTTTACCAGGTAAAACCCTCCCTCAGCACACTGCCTGCGTCCTCTTCCATGGCAGATTCTTCCCTGTATAGCCAGCGAATCCCGGTTGACTGCGTCATCAACCTGAACGGTGACCTTTTTAATCCAACCATCCGTTTTGGGCTGGAAATGCCTGATGTTCAGGAAGAATCAATTAGGACATTCGTTTACAATTCCATTGACACGACCAATGAAGCCCAGCTGAACCAGCAGATGATATCCCTTCTGGTGCTGAACAGCTTCAGCCTGAATACAGGAACAGGCGTGGCAAGCAGCATGGGATTGAGTTCATATGACTTGCTGGCCAATCAACTGAACAGCTGGCTTTCTCAAATCAGCGATGAGTTCGATATCGGAGTCAATTATCAGAAAGGTGACGCCATTTCTCCTGAACAGCTGGAGGTGGCCCTGTCAACACAGCTTTTCAACGACCGGGTAACCGTGAATGGAAATTTTGGAGTGGGTACTTACAAGAATTCGGAAAAGACCAGTAGCATCGTTGGTGACGTCCTGGTAGAAGTCAGGATCACCAGGGATGGCCGCTTCAGGGTGAGAGCCTATAATAAAACCAATACATACGACCTTTTCAATGATAACGCTCCCTACACCCAGGGCGTGGGTGTCTCCTTCAGAAGTGATTTCAACAGAGTAAAGGATATTTTTAATCGAAAACGTAAAACAAATAAACCTGTCAATGAAAATGATACTGGTGAACAATAA
- the selD gene encoding selenide, water dikinase SelD, whose amino-acid sequence MRQDQAVKLTRFTHGLGCACKLRPQELEKVLQSLPIPVDSNVLVDMQTNDDAAVYRINDEIAIVQTVDFFTPIVDDPYSFGAIAAANALSDIYAMGAEPRFALNIVGFPSNRLPLEVLGEILRGAQDKAQEAGVCILGGHSVEDTEPKFGMAVTGFVHPDRILTNARARVGDALILTKPIGLGILATALKREMASEETGKKIIALMSQLNLRACRIMMNYPVNACTDITGFGLLGHLNEMTQASAVDAEVVASAVPVIEEAWDMIRANMIPGGTLSNLDFVAEMTDWDPSIGRETRLVLCDAQTSGGLLISLPQNTARNLLDDLWQEGLSSSAIIGTITGKGTGRIKIRP is encoded by the coding sequence ATGCGCCAGGATCAGGCTGTCAAACTCACCCGTTTTACCCACGGACTGGGTTGCGCCTGCAAACTGAGGCCCCAGGAGCTGGAAAAAGTGCTCCAATCCCTGCCCATTCCGGTCGACAGCAATGTATTGGTGGATATGCAGACCAATGATGACGCCGCCGTTTACCGCATCAACGATGAGATCGCCATTGTCCAGACCGTTGATTTTTTCACTCCCATCGTGGATGATCCCTACAGTTTTGGCGCTATCGCTGCTGCCAATGCACTGAGTGATATTTATGCCATGGGGGCCGAACCGCGATTTGCACTCAATATCGTCGGATTTCCAAGCAACCGCCTTCCCCTGGAAGTGCTTGGAGAAATTCTCAGGGGAGCGCAGGATAAAGCACAGGAAGCCGGCGTTTGCATCCTGGGCGGACATTCCGTTGAAGATACTGAACCCAAGTTTGGCATGGCTGTGACAGGCTTTGTTCATCCCGACCGTATCCTGACCAATGCCAGGGCAAGGGTGGGGGATGCCCTGATCCTTACAAAACCGATCGGTCTCGGGATCCTGGCCACCGCGCTGAAAAGGGAAATGGCCTCAGAGGAGACCGGGAAAAAGATCATTGCACTGATGAGCCAATTAAACCTGAGGGCCTGCAGGATCATGATGAACTACCCGGTAAACGCCTGCACGGACATCACTGGGTTCGGACTCCTGGGTCATCTCAACGAGATGACCCAGGCCAGCGCTGTGGATGCAGAGGTTGTGGCTTCGGCCGTGCCCGTCATTGAAGAAGCCTGGGACATGATCCGGGCAAACATGATCCCGGGCGGCACACTGTCAAATCTTGATTTTGTGGCGGAAATGACGGATTGGGACCCGTCAATCGGCCGGGAGACCCGTCTTGTACTCTGCGATGCCCAGACATCGGGGGGATTGCTCATTTCACTGCCGCAAAACACTGCCCGGAATCTCCTGGATGACCTTTGGCAGGAAGGCCTGTCCTCCTCTGCAATCATTGGAACCATTACCGGCAAGGGAACAGGCAGGATCAAAATCAGACCATAA
- a CDS encoding UvrD-helicase domain-containing protein, with amino-acid sequence MSFEVFSSSAGSGKTFTLVKEYLKIVLRDPAGFRHILAITFTNKAATEMKSRIVRSLTHLAETADESNENQKDALLSTLCSETSLSPELIRQRSRKALTLILHNYSDFAVSTIDSFVYRIMRTFAYDMQLPVDFDVELDTDRLIAKAVDLLVSKAGTDDRITRMLVGYTEFKASEEYHWQIEGDLQSFSENLMNEDGYDQVGFLRNLSLEDFFNLRNRLGGKIRKFDETLSGKARSILSLIASNEISQGAFYYKDRGFYGFVHRIALKNYENLTPGKFALETIEKGKWCSSDASDYERTAIQTIQSELLGHYREMMAFADKHKQSFVLFRLLYQHLYPLALLNEIEKIINELRQQTGSIHISEFNKRIAAIVMKEPVPFIYERLGEKFLHYLIDEFQDTSVLQWHNLLPLVDNSLASDHFNMIVGDPKQSIYRWRNGEVEQFIRLPKIYRRRDSTAEAERERTLERHYHPNALTINYRSAEEIIRFNNSFFQYTRNLLPANLMEIYKDVIQQPVAHHKGGYVQIGFFDQETTEEGFAPYNLRRVHEIIGEVTADHYSLSQIAILCRTNDRASALARYLLENGIQVISSESLLLKNSPEVVFLVSVMTFLNRPDALLEMALIRYLTDNDRIARNEWEAGLIRNVKGNNYVPQSFFGILKNNGFCFDPDMLVRLPVYELAEALLRCFSLDETKDPFIQFFLDAVLDFSANVGNGLREFLTWWEEKRDKLSIIAPQGSEAVQVMTIHKAKGLQFPVVIYPFADEGHRMTKHYTWLKLANPELAELPVAVLKLTGKLRDAGYADLYDDEQNKSYLDMVNLLYVVMTRASQRLYIVTIKPPTKAEKFLSVPELFHTYLESIGGLQDGVASFETGEKIPSSSGKAGDEQAKGFYSPEFSLISNDWRQNAQLTFQAAEAWDAENPDRNREWGKLVHRIFSSIITPADVPAITSSLLTSGLVTTDQKVQLEKMISGIISHPLIRDFFCGDLITKTETEILLPSGRSYRPDRLLLKDEKAIVIDYKTGLPSEEHQKQLRFYGGLLHDMGYPAVEKYLIYLNEEISLVKVN; translated from the coding sequence ATGAGTTTTGAAGTATTCAGCTCCTCTGCAGGTTCAGGCAAGACCTTTACACTGGTAAAGGAATACCTGAAGATTGTCCTGCGGGATCCGGCAGGTTTCAGGCATATTCTGGCTATTACCTTTACAAACAAGGCTGCCACTGAAATGAAATCCAGGATTGTCAGAAGTCTTACCCACCTGGCAGAAACGGCGGACGAATCAAATGAAAATCAGAAGGACGCACTGTTATCGACATTATGTTCGGAAACCTCCTTATCTCCGGAGCTGATCAGGCAGCGATCCCGCAAGGCACTCACGCTTATTTTGCACAACTATTCCGACTTTGCGGTTTCCACAATCGATAGTTTTGTTTACCGGATCATGAGAACCTTTGCGTACGACATGCAATTGCCGGTCGACTTTGATGTGGAACTGGATACCGACAGGTTGATTGCCAAAGCGGTTGATCTGCTGGTCAGCAAGGCAGGTACGGATGACAGGATCACGCGGATGCTGGTGGGATATACGGAATTTAAAGCCTCTGAGGAGTATCATTGGCAAATAGAGGGCGATCTGCAAAGTTTTTCGGAGAACCTTATGAATGAAGACGGATATGATCAAGTGGGTTTTTTGAGGAATCTGTCACTGGAAGATTTCTTCAACCTCCGGAACAGGCTTGGCGGGAAGATCCGGAAATTTGATGAAACGCTTTCAGGAAAAGCAAGATCCATCCTGTCGCTGATTGCTTCCAATGAAATTTCGCAAGGTGCATTCTATTATAAGGATCGGGGTTTTTATGGATTTGTTCATCGCATCGCGCTGAAGAATTATGAGAATCTGACTCCCGGAAAGTTTGCACTGGAGACCATTGAAAAGGGTAAATGGTGCTCTTCGGATGCATCCGATTATGAACGAACAGCCATCCAGACCATACAATCCGAACTGCTCGGCCATTATAGGGAGATGATGGCTTTTGCTGACAAACACAAACAATCATTTGTCCTTTTCAGGCTGTTGTATCAGCATCTCTATCCACTGGCCCTGCTCAATGAGATCGAAAAGATCATCAATGAACTTCGGCAACAGACCGGTTCCATCCATATTTCTGAATTTAACAAGCGCATTGCCGCAATCGTCATGAAAGAACCGGTCCCGTTCATTTATGAACGACTGGGTGAAAAATTCCTTCATTATCTCATTGATGAGTTTCAGGACACCTCGGTCCTGCAATGGCACAACCTGCTACCGCTGGTCGACAACTCCCTGGCATCCGATCATTTCAATATGATCGTAGGGGATCCCAAGCAATCCATTTACCGGTGGAGAAATGGCGAAGTGGAACAGTTCATCCGCTTACCGAAGATCTACCGGAGACGTGACTCAACTGCAGAGGCTGAACGCGAACGCACCCTGGAACGTCATTACCATCCAAATGCACTGACCATCAATTACAGGTCAGCCGAGGAGATCATTCGTTTTAACAATTCTTTCTTTCAGTATACCCGGAATTTACTTCCGGCTAACCTGATGGAGATCTACAAAGACGTCATCCAGCAGCCGGTCGCCCACCATAAAGGGGGGTATGTCCAAATCGGTTTTTTTGATCAGGAAACAACGGAGGAAGGTTTCGCACCCTACAACCTCAGGCGTGTACACGAAATCATCGGGGAGGTGACCGCTGATCACTATTCACTGAGCCAGATTGCGATCCTGTGCCGGACCAACGATCGTGCAAGCGCCCTGGCCCGCTATCTGCTTGAAAATGGCATCCAGGTAATTTCATCGGAGTCATTGCTTCTTAAAAATTCTCCGGAGGTGGTGTTTCTTGTTTCGGTTATGACCTTCCTTAACCGCCCAGACGCCTTGCTTGAAATGGCACTCATTCGCTATCTGACGGATAATGACCGAATCGCACGGAATGAATGGGAGGCTGGCCTGATCAGGAACGTTAAAGGAAATAACTATGTTCCTCAGTCATTTTTTGGAATCCTTAAAAACAACGGATTCTGCTTTGATCCGGATATGCTCGTCAGGTTGCCGGTATATGAACTGGCCGAAGCGCTGCTCCGATGTTTTTCCCTGGACGAAACAAAAGATCCTTTTATTCAGTTTTTTCTGGATGCGGTTCTTGATTTTTCTGCCAACGTTGGCAATGGCCTTCGTGAGTTTCTTACGTGGTGGGAGGAGAAGAGGGACAAGCTTTCGATCATCGCCCCGCAGGGATCGGAAGCTGTGCAGGTCATGACCATTCACAAAGCCAAAGGGCTTCAGTTTCCGGTGGTGATCTATCCTTTTGCCGACGAAGGTCATAGAATGACAAAGCACTACACCTGGCTCAAATTAGCCAATCCTGAACTTGCGGAATTACCGGTTGCCGTCCTCAAACTGACCGGCAAATTAAGGGATGCGGGATATGCTGACCTCTATGATGATGAACAAAACAAGTCATACCTCGACATGGTCAACCTTCTATACGTTGTGATGACCCGTGCCTCACAGCGACTTTACATCGTTACCATCAAACCTCCCACCAAGGCCGAGAAATTCCTTTCGGTGCCGGAGCTTTTCCATACATATCTGGAATCCATTGGAGGGCTGCAAGATGGCGTGGCGTCGTTCGAAACCGGCGAGAAGATCCCGTCGAGCAGCGGAAAGGCCGGCGACGAACAGGCGAAAGGTTTCTATTCTCCTGAATTCAGCCTCATTTCAAACGACTGGAGGCAAAATGCACAGCTGACCTTTCAGGCTGCTGAGGCCTGGGATGCTGAGAATCCCGACAGAAACCGGGAATGGGGAAAGCTTGTCCATAGGATCTTTTCATCTATCATTACACCGGCTGATGTTCCGGCGATCACCTCTTCACTGCTGACATCAGGCCTGGTAACCACTGATCAGAAGGTTCAGCTGGAAAAGATGATCTCCGGGATCATCTCACATCCCCTGATCAGGGATTTCTTTTGCGGGGACCTGATCACCAAGACCGAAACGGAAATCCTTTTGCCTTCCGGTCGGTCGTACCGGCCCGACAGGTTGCTTTTAAAGGATGAAAAAGCCATCGTGATCGATTACAAAACAGGTCTTCCATCGGAGGAACATCAAAAGCAACTGCGATTTTACGGTGGGTTGCTTCACGATATGGGATACCCGGCCGTGGAGAAATATCTGATCTACCTGAATGAAGAGATCAGCCTGGTTAAGGTGAATTAA
- the mnmH gene encoding tRNA 2-selenouridine(34) synthase MnmH, translating to MIKTIDITELFGLLDSLPLIDVRSPQEFRSGHIPGAFNLPLFNDEERALVGTRFVRTGRFSSVQLGLDLVGHKLSGTLNEARKIAADGPFLIHCWRGGLRSASMAWLFDLAGMNVLVLSGGYKAYRNHIRQELGKPARLVVLAGKTGSGKTSILHALAQSGQQVLDLEKIAHHKGSVFGGLGMMPQPTNEQFENGLYSAWSQLDLGRPIWIEDESLSVGSVSIPEPLFSQLLASPVLEIEVSFSRRVERLVREYSNFPGDDLISCILRIEKKLGGDNTRKAIDAVKEGDFTRTAEILLTYYDRAYDRSLQMRAAQISRISLPLPQDDPLENAKFLLGHYQPEKR from the coding sequence ATGATCAAAACCATTGACATTACCGAGCTTTTTGGCTTGCTGGATTCCTTGCCCCTGATCGACGTCAGGTCTCCGCAGGAATTCCGCAGCGGTCATATTCCAGGCGCTTTCAATCTTCCCCTGTTCAACGATGAGGAGCGGGCCCTGGTGGGTACACGGTTTGTCAGAACAGGACGATTCTCTTCCGTTCAACTGGGATTGGACCTGGTGGGGCACAAGCTTTCGGGAACCCTGAATGAGGCCCGTAAAATAGCGGCTGACGGACCTTTTCTCATCCACTGCTGGAGGGGGGGATTGAGAAGTGCCAGTATGGCCTGGCTGTTCGACCTGGCCGGAATGAATGTTCTTGTGCTTTCCGGCGGGTATAAGGCTTACAGAAACCATATCCGGCAGGAATTAGGTAAACCTGCCCGCCTGGTAGTCCTGGCAGGCAAAACCGGCAGCGGAAAGACCAGTATCTTGCACGCTTTGGCACAGTCGGGGCAACAGGTTCTTGATCTGGAAAAGATAGCCCACCACAAAGGATCTGTGTTTGGAGGACTGGGAATGATGCCCCAGCCCACCAACGAGCAATTTGAAAATGGCCTTTATTCAGCCTGGAGCCAGCTGGACCTGGGCAGACCCATCTGGATTGAGGATGAAAGTCTTTCTGTCGGATCGGTATCCATTCCCGAACCACTTTTCAGTCAGTTGCTTGCAAGCCCCGTTCTGGAGATTGAGGTCAGTTTTTCCCGGCGCGTTGAACGGCTGGTCAGGGAATATTCGAATTTTCCTGGTGACGATCTTATTTCCTGTATCTTACGAATCGAGAAAAAACTGGGGGGCGACAACACCCGAAAAGCAATTGATGCCGTTAAAGAAGGTGATTTTACCCGTACTGCAGAAATTCTATTAACCTATTACGACAGGGCTTATGACAGGAGTCTTCAAATGAGGGCAGCCCAGATCAGCCGTATCAGTCTGCCATTGCCACAGGATGATCCACTGGAAAATGCTAAATTCCTCCTTGGCCACTATCAACCTGAGAAACGATAA